The proteins below are encoded in one region of Neoasaia chiangmaiensis:
- the pqqC gene encoding pyrroloquinoline-quinone synthase PqqC has protein sequence MTILSPDALEQHLRDIGAARYHNRHPFHRALHDGKLDRTQVQAWALNRYYYQASIPAKDASLLARLPTTDLRREWRRRIEDHDGTEPGTGGVERWLALTDGLGLSRDYVQSLRGTLPATGFAVEAYVHFVRERSILAAIASSLTELFSPTIISERVSGMLRHYDFISEKTLAYFTPRLTQAPRDSDFALAYVREHARTAERQAEVIGALEFKCAVLWSMLDALQHAYMEGHPPPGVFRGRETPEAFAS, from the coding sequence ATGACCATCCTTTCCCCCGATGCGCTCGAACAGCACCTGCGCGATATCGGCGCGGCGCGCTACCATAACCGCCACCCGTTCCACCGTGCCCTGCACGACGGCAAGCTGGACCGCACGCAGGTGCAGGCCTGGGCCCTGAACCGCTACTACTATCAGGCCAGCATCCCCGCGAAGGACGCCTCCCTGCTCGCCCGCCTGCCGACAACCGACCTGCGACGCGAATGGCGCCGCCGGATCGAGGACCATGACGGCACAGAACCCGGCACCGGCGGCGTCGAACGCTGGCTGGCCCTGACGGACGGCCTCGGCCTGTCGCGCGATTACGTCCAGAGCCTGCGCGGCACGCTCCCGGCCACCGGCTTCGCCGTCGAGGCCTATGTGCATTTCGTCCGCGAACGCTCGATTCTGGCCGCCATCGCCTCCTCCCTGACGGAACTGTTCTCACCCACCATTATCAGCGAACGCGTCTCGGGCATGTTGCGCCACTACGACTTCATCTCGGAAAAGACACTCGCCTATTTCACCCCGCGCCTGACCCAGGCCCCGCGCGACTCCGATTTCGCCCTGGCCTATGTCCGCGAACATGCCCGCACGGCCGAACGACAGGCCGAGGTGATCGGCGCACTCGAATTCAAATGCGCGGTCCTGTGGTCGATGCTCGATGCCCTGCAACACGCCTATATGGAAGGCCATCCGCCACCGGGCGTGTTCCGCGGTCGGGAAACGCCGGAAGCCTTCGCATCATGA
- the pqqD gene encoding pyrroloquinoline quinone biosynthesis peptide chaperone PqqD, which produces MTLDANATPRFTRGHRLRHDTTRDVWLIQAPEKAFVADPIAAAVLQRVDGERSIATIVDDLARVYQAPRETIERDVLTLLADLTDKRVLIA; this is translated from the coding sequence ATGACGCTCGACGCAAACGCAACGCCACGTTTCACGCGCGGCCATCGTCTGCGTCACGATACAACGCGCGATGTCTGGCTGATCCAGGCACCGGAAAAGGCCTTCGTCGCCGATCCGATCGCCGCCGCCGTCCTGCAACGGGTCGATGGCGAACGCTCCATCGCCACCATCGTCGACGATCTCGCCAGGGTCTATCAGGCCCCGCGTGAGACCATCGAACGCGATGTCCTGACCCTGCTCGCCGACCTCACCGACAAACGCGTGCTGATCGCATGA